The Candidatus Margulisiibacteriota bacterium genome contains the following window.
AAGAGTTGATCGCGGCATACGAAGACATGGAGCAATATTACAGAAAAGTACTTGAAGACGATAGTTCATTTGACGAAACAAGATTTAGCGCTTTCGTTGAGCTACAGAAGCCAAGAATAAAGGAAGCAATTATTAATTCTGGAAACAACCTTAATGATTTTTCTATATGGGTCCGTGACAGGAAAATATCGAGGTTGGAAAACGTCAGGAGGCTCCCCGCAATATTGTCAGATAAACGAGCAAAAGAACTATTTATGACTAGAGGGGACAAAGCGGCCCTAGCGCTTATCGATTCGGCAATAATTCAAACCGACCAAAGCAGCCTGTCCTTGATACAGGTTGCCAAACTGCTTTCTGAGAAACTTAGGAAAATTAACTTCGAGGAAATCACAAGGTACAAAGAAGACGCATCCTCCCCTGAATTGGAAGCATTGCTAGAAACGAAAGATGAGCTGATCTCCTTTTCCAATTTAATCAAGGGGAGTGAGCAATAATTTGCCCGAATCGACTACGCATAAAACGCTGGTTGGCGCAATCGTAAAATGGGTACACAAATACTACAATGAAGAAATGATCTTATACGTCGATTCCGAAAACGCAATGTTCACCGACGAGCTCCCTCCCTCAATAAACACTTGCAAGCCGGATGTATTTGCTCAAGGAAGAAAAAGTAAAAATATTGTTATTGGCGAAGCGAAAACAACCCAAATAGACCTGGAGTCCGATCATTCAGAAATTCAATTTACCGCCTATTTAGAATACTGCAAAAAGAACAGCGATTGCAAATTGGTAGTTGCAACCCCGCTTAATATAATTAATTGCGCAAAATCAATAATCGATGTGTTGAAGAAAAAGCTGCATTGTGAACAAGTCCACACAGAAATGATTAACCCATTATATTATTAATTTATGCAAATAATAAACCTTGACAAGGAGCCCAATATTAATCCAAAGTTCAAGGCTTTCCCATACCAAGATCAGGCCGTTAAGACCGTTTGCGACCTAGAATATGCTGCAATATTTCACGAACAAGGCCTTGGAAAATCAAAAATTGCAATTGATGTAATGCTCTATTGGCTAGAACATAAATACGTAGACACTGTATTATTTGTAGTCAAAAAGGGATTAATAAGCAATTGGCAAAAAGAGTTTTCTGCGCACAGCCATATTCGACCAAGATTAATCACTCAAAACAAAAGATCAAATTATTTCGCTTTTAATAGCCCTTCTCGCCTTATGATTACTCACTACGAAGCGATAAAAACAGAAAAAGAAAGATTTAAGTTGTTTCTCAAAACAAGGACCGTGGCCGTTATCCTGGACGAGTCAACAAAGATAAAAAATCACAAATCTGGAGTATCGAAAGCGCTATTCGAACTAGCCCCATTATTTCATAAAAGAATAATAATGACAGGACTGCCTGTGGCAAATCGACCATATGATATTTGGTCGCAAATATATTTTCTAGATCGTGGGATGAGTTTGGGAGATGCCTTTGATGAATTTAAGGCAAATACTGACCTTGATAAGGGGTTAAAAGACTCTAAGAAGAGACAAGGGGCGTTCGAAGACTACTTATCCGATATTTTTAATAAAATATCAGGGTTTACCGTAAGAGAAACGAAAAGCAGTGGCGTCATTAAATTACCAGATAAAATATTTGAAAACATTATTACTTCTTGGGAGCCAAAACAATATGATTTGTATAGGGATATACGCGACAGCATGAAGGCTATTGTGGTGAAGGAAGGCATCCCCCAAGAAGAAGACGCCGAGATGATCTTGAAAAGGTTATTACGATTGATTCAAATCGCATCCAACCCAAAACTAGTAGACGAAAAATACTCAGAAGAGCCTGGTAAATGCCCATATTTATACGAGCTTGTTTTAAATATATGTCGGAAAAATGAAAAATGCATTGTATGGACAACTTTTACTGAAAATGCTGACCAGTTATTTGTTTATCTCAAGGAATTTAACCCAAGAAAAGTGCACGGGAAAATGCCTATTGTCGATCGAAATTGCTCTATTGATGAATTTATTAAAGAGAAAGACGTGAAGGTGTTGATAGCCACCCCCGGAGCGGCTAAGGAGGGCTTAACATTAACGGTCGCGAATCATGCGATCTTTTATGATAGGTCCTTCAGCTTAGATGATTATTCTCAGGCCCAAGATAGAATCCATAGAATATCGCAAACAAAAAAGTGCTACGTGTACAATCTGATCATGGAAGACTCTGTGGATTTATGGATAGATGCATTATTGCGGGCAAAAGAACTATCGGCAAAACTAACCCATGGAGATATATCGAAAGAATATTTTAGCAGCCAAATATCATATTCATTTATTGATATCTTCAAGGAAGCTCTGAACATTAAATAACAGGGGGGCTGGTCATGAAAAAAGATGTTTTTACAAAAGACTATATAACAATCAGTGGAAAAGAGATAGAAGTTGAATCTGGGTTCATCAATCATGAAAAGCTTAAATATTACGCGGATAATCCTAGGATATATTCGATTATATATGCGGGAGAAAAATCGCTTAGCCAAAACGAAATAGAAGAAAGGCTATCCGACAAAGAACATGTTCGTTTATTGATTCAATCGATAAAGGCAAATGGAGGGTTGACCGACCCCATTATTGTCAGAGGTGGGGACTTTGTTGTGTTAGAAGGAAATAGCCGATTAGCTGCTTATAGAACTTTATCAAAAAAGGACCCTATCCAGTGGGGAAAGATAAAATGCAAGATTCTCCCTCATGATATAAGTAACGATCTGGTGTTCACCCTTTTAGGCGAATATCATATAATTGGGAGAAAGGATTGGCAGCCATATGAACAGGCTGGCTATCTATATAGAAGGCATAAGCTTCAAAAGGTCTCCTTAGAGAAGATACAGCACGAATTAGGCTTAAAGAAAAGCGAAATGGAACATCTCGTTGAAGTATATGAGTTTATGTTTACCCACAACGACACAGACATAAATCATTGGAGTTATTATGAGGAATATCTTAAATCAAGAGACATTAGCAGGGCAAGAGAAACACATAGTGATTTCGATCATTCAATTGTTTGTAAGATCAAAGTCGGCGAAATCACTAAAGCCATAGATATCAGAGATAAATTAGTCCCCATTTCAAAATCAACCCCCAAAATAATAAAAGGATTCATTTCTGGCAAAATCAAATTTGAGGATGCTTACGAGAGAGCATATGCCGGGGGTGCTGGGAATGCGGTGTTTGAAAAATTGCATAGATTCCGAGAGTGGCTAGCTAATTCAAGTATCGAAGAGGATATTATTGATAATGGGGATCAGCTAGTTAAAAAGTGCATATTTGAGCTCGGAAAGATTAGTAAGCGCTCGGACGATATTCTGAATAAAATTAATAAGACATGACAAAGAAAAAAATATTGTTAGTTGAGCCAAATTTCCCAATACCCGCCAAGAGTAAAAATCATAGGGACTTTTTACCAATCGGGCTACTTAAGCTCGCGAGCTATCATAGGGATAAGGGAGATGTCATTAAGTTAGTTAGGGGTAATCAATATTTTGATGATTTTTATCCGAATCAGATAAAAATTACATCTTTATTTACGTATTGGTCAAAATATGTATGGGAAAGCGTCAAATATTATAAAGAGACCTATCCAAAGGCAAAAGTTATTGTTGGCGGCATCTATGCGTCCTTAATGCCGGAACACTGCAAGCAATCGGGATGCGATGAAGTATTTATTGGGGTAAATGAAAAGGTTGAGAAATTTCGCCCAGCTTATGAACTAGTTAACGTCGATTATCAAATTATTCATACTTCACGGGGCTGTCTGAGACGATGTGCGTTTTGTGGAACTTGGAGGATAGAGCCCCGCTTCACTCATAAAAAGAGTATTAAAGACGAGATATGTAGTAATCGAATTATATTCTATGATAACAATTTATTGGGAAACCCCTTTATTAAAGATATTTTAAAAGAACTAATGAATGCGAAGCATAATGGAAGAGTGGTGTATTCTGAGAGCCAGTGCGGAATTGATGGGAGATTGCTTACCCCAGAAATAGCAAAGATGCTTAAACAGGCCAGGTTTATTAACCCTAGAATTGCATGGGACCATGGTTATAATCAATGGAAGCTAATTAAGAAGCAGATCAAAATGCTTGTTGCTGCTGGATATCCGGCAAAAGATATCTATGTGTTTATGCTTTACAATCACGAGCATGATTATCGTGAGATGCTAACAAAGATAAGACGATGTAAGAGTTGGGGAGTGCAAATATCTGATTGTAGATATCGCCCATTAGACCAAATCTCTGAAAGTTATTACCCCCGGAGGGAACAGACCAGCGAAGAATATTATATACATCCTAAATGGACAGACAAACAAATAAAAATGTTTCGAAGAAGCGTTAGAAGGCAGAATATTGAAGTACGACATGGTTTCTCCCATTACAGCGAAGAACTTGAACGCTTGGGAAAGAATAGTTCAAAAATCACAGCTTAAAAGCGCCCCTTGTATGGG
Protein-coding sequences here:
- a CDS encoding DEAD/DEAH box helicase is translated as MQIINLDKEPNINPKFKAFPYQDQAVKTVCDLEYAAIFHEQGLGKSKIAIDVMLYWLEHKYVDTVLFVVKKGLISNWQKEFSAHSHIRPRLITQNKRSNYFAFNSPSRLMITHYEAIKTEKERFKLFLKTRTVAVILDESTKIKNHKSGVSKALFELAPLFHKRIIMTGLPVANRPYDIWSQIYFLDRGMSLGDAFDEFKANTDLDKGLKDSKKRQGAFEDYLSDIFNKISGFTVRETKSSGVIKLPDKIFENIITSWEPKQYDLYRDIRDSMKAIVVKEGIPQEEDAEMILKRLLRLIQIASNPKLVDEKYSEEPGKCPYLYELVLNICRKNEKCIVWTTFTENADQLFVYLKEFNPRKVHGKMPIVDRNCSIDEFIKEKDVKVLIATPGAAKEGLTLTVANHAIFYDRSFSLDDYSQAQDRIHRISQTKKCYVYNLIMEDSVDLWIDALLRAKELSAKLTHGDISKEYFSSQISYSFIDIFKEALNIK
- a CDS encoding ParB N-terminal domain-containing protein — translated: MKKDVFTKDYITISGKEIEVESGFINHEKLKYYADNPRIYSIIYAGEKSLSQNEIEERLSDKEHVRLLIQSIKANGGLTDPIIVRGGDFVVLEGNSRLAAYRTLSKKDPIQWGKIKCKILPHDISNDLVFTLLGEYHIIGRKDWQPYEQAGYLYRRHKLQKVSLEKIQHELGLKKSEMEHLVEVYEFMFTHNDTDINHWSYYEEYLKSRDISRARETHSDFDHSIVCKIKVGEITKAIDIRDKLVPISKSTPKIIKGFISGKIKFEDAYERAYAGGAGNAVFEKLHRFREWLANSSIEEDIIDNGDQLVKKCIFELGKISKRSDDILNKINKT
- a CDS encoding Fe-S oxidoreductase, with product MTKKKILLVEPNFPIPAKSKNHRDFLPIGLLKLASYHRDKGDVIKLVRGNQYFDDFYPNQIKITSLFTYWSKYVWESVKYYKETYPKAKVIVGGIYASLMPEHCKQSGCDEVFIGVNEKVEKFRPAYELVNVDYQIIHTSRGCLRRCAFCGTWRIEPRFTHKKSIKDEICSNRIIFYDNNLLGNPFIKDILKELMNAKHNGRVVYSESQCGIDGRLLTPEIAKMLKQARFINPRIAWDHGYNQWKLIKKQIKMLVAAGYPAKDIYVFMLYNHEHDYREMLTKIRRCKSWGVQISDCRYRPLDQISESYYPRREQTSEEYYIHPKWTDKQIKMFRRSVRRQNIEVRHGFSHYSEELERLGKNSSKITA